TGATTTTAATTCCCGTTGAGTTGCCGGTCGATACAACGAAACCATCCTCTTCAATCCCGATGATTTTCCCGGGTGATGACGGGGTCACGCTCACTTTCTCTCCCCACCATACTTTCATGACCGAGCCGTCCAATGTGGTATACGCAACCGGCCACGGATGGAGTCCCCTGATATGATTGTAGATTTCTTCCCCGTCACGCGTCCAGTCGATCTTCTCTTGTTCACGCTTGATATTACGTGCGAAGGTCGCTTTTGAATCATCCTGTTTTACGGGTGAGATTTCCCCTCTCAGTAATGGAGGGATGGTGTCTATAAGTAATTTGGCACCTGCCGCGCTCAGTTTGTCGTGAAGTGTACCGACATGATCACGTTCTTCGATCTCCACTTCCACTTGGCTGATGATATCCCCCGCATCTAGCTTTTCCACCATATACATAATGGTAATGCCCGTTTTCCCTTTTCCCTGGAGAATGGAATAATGGATTGGCGCTCCTCCACGGAGTTCAGGTAGCAGGGAAGCATGAACATTGATGCATCCATATTTAGGTGCCTCAAGCAGTTTGTTCGGAAGGATCTGACCGAAAGCAGCCGTCACGATAAGGTCCGGTTTTAACTCAAGCACTTGGTTTAACTCTTCTTCATTCTTTATTTTCTCGGGCTGGTAGACCGGGATTCCGTGCTTTTCAGCGGCCACTTTGACAGGTGGTGGCGTGAGGATCCTTTTCCTTCCGACGGGGCGATCCGGTTGTGTCACAACTGCGATCACATCATA
The DNA window shown above is from Rossellomorea vietnamensis and carries:
- the fmt gene encoding methionyl-tRNA formyltransferase; amino-acid sequence: MTKVIFMGTPDFSVPVLQSLIDEKYDVIAVVTQPDRPVGRKRILTPPPVKVAAEKHGIPVYQPEKIKNEEELNQVLELKPDLIVTAAFGQILPNKLLEAPKYGCINVHASLLPELRGGAPIHYSILQGKGKTGITIMYMVEKLDAGDIISQVEVEIEERDHVGTLHDKLSAAGAKLLIDTIPPLLRGEISPVKQDDSKATFARNIKREQEKIDWTRDGEEIYNHIRGLHPWPVAYTTLDGSVMKVWWGEKVSVTPSSPGKIIGIEEDGFVVSTGNSTGIKITDLQPSGKKRMSARDYLRGAGAHLKAGLMVGEEHE